The following coding sequences are from one Streptomyces angustmyceticus window:
- the fabG gene encoding 3-oxoacyl-[acyl-carrier-protein] reductase produces the protein MSRSVLVTGGNRGIGLAIARAFAEAGDKVAITYRSGEPPSGFLAVKCDITDSEQVEQAYKEIEEKQGPVEVLVANAGVTRDQLLMRMSEEDFTSVLETNLTGTFRVVKRANRAMLRARKGRVVLISSVVGLMGGAGQANYAASKAGLVGFARSLARELGSRNITVNVVAPGFVDTDMTRVLTDEQRDAIVKQVPLARYAQPEEIAASVRFLASDEAAYITGAVIPVDGGLGMGH, from the coding sequence TTGAGCCGCTCGGTTCTGGTCACCGGAGGTAACCGCGGCATCGGCCTCGCCATTGCCCGTGCCTTCGCCGAGGCAGGCGACAAGGTCGCCATCACCTACCGCTCGGGCGAGCCGCCCTCGGGGTTCTTGGCCGTGAAGTGCGACATCACGGACAGCGAGCAGGTCGAGCAGGCGTACAAGGAGATCGAGGAGAAGCAGGGTCCGGTCGAGGTGCTGGTGGCCAACGCCGGCGTCACCCGTGACCAGCTGCTCATGCGGATGTCCGAGGAGGACTTCACCTCGGTCCTCGAAACCAACCTCACCGGCACGTTCCGGGTGGTCAAGCGCGCCAACCGGGCGATGCTGCGGGCCCGCAAGGGCCGCGTCGTGCTGATCTCGTCCGTGGTGGGCCTGATGGGCGGCGCGGGCCAGGCGAACTACGCCGCGTCCAAGGCCGGCCTGGTGGGCTTCGCCCGCTCGCTCGCCCGGGAGCTCGGCAGCCGCAACATCACCGTCAACGTCGTCGCACCCGGCTTCGTCGACACCGACATGACCCGCGTGCTCACCGACGAGCAGCGGGACGCCATCGTCAAGCAGGTGCCGCTCGCGCGCTATGCGCAGCCCGAGGAGATCGCCGCCTCGGTCCGCTTCCTGGCTTCCGACGAGGCCGCGTACATCACCGGAGCCGTCATTCCCGTCGACGGCGGATTGGGCATGGGTCACTGA
- a CDS encoding FadR/GntR family transcriptional regulator — protein MPLTSPRRSALADQVIAQLRAQITSGEWPVGARIPTEPELVEQLGVARNTVREAVRALAHNGLLDIRQGSGTYVVATSELAGVMNRRFAAAEPGHVAELRSALEASAARLAAERRTPQDLRQLDTLLERRERAWESGRAEDFVEADATLHLAIVAASHNEVLAEIYADLGGVLRDFLRADVGEELRPEAHMDHSRLVEAIRAGDGERAAAEASAHPFGCRLRPLGQD, from the coding sequence ATGCCTCTGACCTCGCCCCGCCGGTCCGCCCTGGCCGACCAGGTGATCGCGCAGCTGCGCGCCCAGATCACGTCCGGCGAGTGGCCGGTGGGCGCCCGCATCCCGACCGAGCCGGAGCTGGTCGAGCAGCTCGGGGTGGCCCGCAACACCGTCCGCGAGGCCGTACGGGCGCTGGCGCACAACGGGCTGCTGGACATCCGGCAGGGGTCGGGCACCTACGTGGTGGCGACCAGCGAACTGGCCGGGGTGATGAACCGGCGGTTCGCGGCGGCCGAGCCCGGACACGTCGCCGAGCTGCGCAGCGCCCTGGAGGCGTCGGCCGCCCGGCTCGCCGCCGAGCGCCGCACCCCGCAGGACCTGCGGCAGCTCGACACCCTGCTGGAGCGGCGCGAGCGCGCCTGGGAGTCCGGCCGCGCGGAGGACTTCGTGGAGGCGGACGCGACCTTGCACCTGGCGATCGTGGCGGCCTCGCACAACGAGGTGCTGGCCGAGATCTACGCCGACCTCGGGGGCGTGCTGCGGGACTTCCTGCGGGCCGACGTGGGCGAGGAGCTGCGGCCCGAGGCGCACATGGACCATTCCCGGCTGGTCGAGGCGATCCGTGCGGGCGACGGCGAGCGGGCCGCCGCCGAGGCGAGCGCGCATCCCTTCGGCTGCCGGCTCCGCCCCCTGGGACAGGACTGA
- the fabI gene encoding enoyl-ACP reductase FabI, producing MSGILAGKRILVTGVLTESSIAFQAAKVAQNEGAEVILTGFGRLSLVERIAKRLPKEAPVIELDVTNQEHLDGLADKIREHQGEGARLDGIVHSIAFGPQGAFNFLEAEWSDVGTAVQVSAYSYKSLTMACLPLMEHGGAVVGLTFDAQIAWPKYDWMGVAKAALESTNRYLARDLGPKGVRCNLVSAGPIKSMAAKSIPGFEELADVWNHRAPIGWDLADPEPAGRGVVGMLSDFFPRTTGEIVHVDGGVHMMGA from the coding sequence ATGAGTGGAATCCTCGCAGGCAAGCGCATCCTGGTCACGGGTGTCCTGACCGAGTCGTCGATCGCGTTCCAGGCGGCCAAGGTCGCCCAGAACGAGGGCGCCGAGGTCATCCTCACCGGCTTCGGCCGGCTCTCCCTCGTCGAGCGGATCGCCAAGCGGCTCCCCAAGGAAGCCCCGGTCATCGAGCTGGACGTCACCAACCAGGAGCACCTGGACGGCCTGGCCGACAAGATCCGCGAGCACCAGGGCGAGGGCGCCCGCCTCGACGGCATCGTGCACTCCATCGCCTTCGGCCCGCAGGGCGCCTTCAACTTCCTGGAGGCGGAGTGGTCGGACGTGGGCACCGCGGTGCAGGTCTCGGCGTACTCCTACAAGTCGCTGACCATGGCCTGCCTGCCGCTCATGGAGCACGGCGGCGCGGTCGTCGGCCTCACCTTCGACGCGCAGATCGCCTGGCCGAAGTACGACTGGATGGGCGTGGCCAAGGCGGCGCTGGAGAGCACCAACCGCTACCTCGCGCGTGACCTCGGCCCCAAGGGCGTCCGCTGCAACCTGGTCTCGGCCGGCCCCATCAAGTCGATGGCCGCCAAGTCCATCCCCGGCTTCGAGGAGCTGGCGGACGTGTGGAACCACCGCGCCCCGATCGGCTGGGACCTGGCCGACCCGGAGCCGGCCGGCCGCGGCGTCGTCGGCATGCTGTCCGACTTCTTCCCGCGGACGACGGGCGAGATCGTGCACGTCGACGGCGGTGTGCACATGATGGGTGCCTGA
- a CDS encoding TldD/PmbA family protein: protein MPAPHAVDETFLALPLRALADAALARARALGADHADFRLERIRSASWRLRDARTSGTSDTTDLGYAVRVVHGGAWGFASGVDLTMDAAARVASQAVAMAKLSAKVIQAAGSDERVELADEPAHPDRTWVSSYEINPFDVADADKSGLLAEWSARLLAAEGVAHVDAALLTVQENKFYADSAGTSTTQQRVRLHPQLTAVAVDPASGDFDSMRTLAPPVGRGWEYLTDGRYDWDGELARLPEHLAEKMRAPGVEAGTYDLVVDPSNLWLTIHESIGHATELDRALGYEAAYAGTSFATFDQLGKLAYGSELMNVTGDRTAEHGLATIGYDDEGVAAQSWDLIKDGTLVGYQLDRRIARLTGFARSNGCAYADSPGHVPVQRMANVSLQPAADGPSTQDLISGVERGIYLVGDRSWSIDMQRYNFQFTQQRAYAIRNGRLAGQLREVAYQATTTDFWGSMAAVGGPQTYVLGGAFNCGKAQPGQVAAVSHGCPSALFEGVNVLNTTQEAGR, encoded by the coding sequence TTGCCTGCACCCCATGCCGTTGACGAAACATTCCTGGCGCTGCCGCTGCGCGCGCTGGCCGACGCGGCGCTGGCCCGCGCCCGCGCGCTGGGCGCCGACCACGCGGACTTCCGCCTGGAGCGGATCCGCAGCGCCTCCTGGCGGCTGCGGGACGCCCGTACGTCCGGGACCTCGGACACCACCGACCTCGGATACGCGGTCCGGGTGGTGCACGGCGGGGCCTGGGGCTTCGCCTCCGGGGTGGACCTGACCATGGACGCGGCCGCCCGGGTGGCCTCCCAGGCCGTGGCGATGGCCAAACTTTCGGCCAAGGTCATCCAGGCCGCCGGCTCCGACGAGAGGGTGGAGCTGGCCGACGAGCCCGCCCACCCGGACCGCACCTGGGTCTCCTCCTACGAGATCAACCCGTTCGACGTGGCGGACGCCGACAAGAGCGGGCTGCTGGCGGAGTGGAGCGCGCGGCTGCTGGCCGCCGAGGGCGTGGCCCATGTGGACGCCGCGCTGCTGACCGTCCAGGAGAACAAGTTCTACGCCGACAGCGCGGGCACCAGCACCACCCAGCAGCGGGTGCGGCTGCACCCGCAGCTGACCGCGGTCGCGGTGGACCCCGCCAGCGGCGACTTCGACTCGATGCGCACCCTCGCCCCGCCGGTGGGCCGCGGCTGGGAGTACCTGACCGACGGCCGCTACGACTGGGACGGCGAGCTGGCCCGCCTGCCCGAGCACCTCGCGGAGAAGATGCGCGCGCCGGGCGTCGAGGCCGGCACCTACGACCTGGTGGTGGACCCCTCCAACCTGTGGCTGACGATCCACGAGTCGATCGGCCACGCCACGGAGCTGGACCGGGCGCTGGGCTACGAGGCGGCTTACGCGGGCACCTCGTTCGCCACCTTCGACCAGCTCGGCAAGCTGGCCTACGGCTCCGAGCTCATGAACGTCACGGGCGACCGGACCGCCGAGCACGGGCTCGCCACGATCGGCTACGACGACGAGGGGGTGGCCGCCCAGTCCTGGGACCTGATCAAGGACGGCACCCTCGTCGGCTACCAACTCGACCGCAGGATCGCCCGGCTGACCGGCTTCGCCCGCTCCAACGGCTGCGCGTACGCGGACTCCCCCGGTCATGTCCCCGTCCAGCGGATGGCCAACGTCTCACTGCAGCCGGCGGCCGACGGACCGTCCACACAGGACCTGATCTCGGGCGTCGAACGCGGCATCTACCTCGTCGGCGACCGCTCCTGGTCGATCGACATGCAGCGCTACAACTTCCAGTTCACGCAGCAGCGGGCGTACGCGATCCGGAACGGGCGGCTGGCGGGGCAGTTGCGGGAGGTGGCCTACCAGGCGACCACCACCGACTTCTGGGGCTCGATGGCCGCCGTCGGCGGACCGCAGACCTATGTCCTGGGCGGCGCCTTCAACTGCGGCAAGGCCCAGCCGGGGCAGGTGGCCGCGGTGTCGCACGGCTGCCCCTCGGCGCTCTTCGAGGGCGTGAACGTTCTCAACACCACGCAGGAGGCCGGTCGATGA